GCGGAAATACCCGCTTGCGGTGGCATCGTCCTGAGCACACCGAGCCGTGGAATCAAGGAATCTTTGGGTGAAAACATTGCGACCTCGAACTCCATCGATACTTTGGATACTTGGTTATCTGCTTGGAAAAACGACCCGGTTCTCCGTAATAATGAAGCATGGCGTCAAATGAGAACCATTTATCGTGCTCATACTTCAGATACAGCATTAAGTATCCTGGTAAGGACCATCGGCCTAAGTCATCCTGGATTAGTATTACCGAGTTATGCGGTTTTGGTAGATGACCTAAATGAGACGATTTCGGCGGAAATTTTGCGACAGTCTCTCCGCCCTGTGTCAGTAGTATCTTCTTCAGTCTCATCAGGACAATCAGAGCTCGAAGAAGAGGGGATCGAAGTTATAGCTGATGTTGATTCAACGGAAGCTATCTTTGCTGGAGCTTGGGTTTCGAATGCAAACAGGACTTTCTATGAAGATTTGCTGTTGCCAACGCGTTTTGGACAATGGAACTCACTTATCGCATTTGAACCTGAATCCCTCGATGAGAGGATAAGTCCTGTTTTTGTGGGTCCGGAGACTATGGATTCTAGTTCAACTCATAATTCCGGACGTCTGGATAGGATTGAGGCTTCATCCAAGGATCCCGCGGTCGGTGTCCTGATGCCAGAGAGCGACCGTCAACTTGAGTCGAGCCCAGAAATCGTAGATGAGGAGCACGACCAAACACCGAGCCATAGAACTATTCTCATTGCCGGGCATGACTTGAAGTTTGCAACGAGCTTGATTGACTCTTTGAATAAAGAGGGCCATACAGTGCTCATTGATAAGTGGGATTCACATGCGAAACATGATGTTGAACGTTCTCGAGCTCTATTAGCGCAGTCTGACATAGTTTTTTGTGAGTGGGGTTTGGGTAACGCGGTGTGGTACTCCCACAACGTAAGCGAAGACCAACGGCTTGTAGTTCGTGTGCATCTTCAAGAAATTCAACTTCCGTACTTGAAGAAGATCGATAACAGTAAGGTCGACAAGTTTATATTTGTTGGTGAGTTAATTCGTCGGACAGCTATCTTGTCTCACGGAGTAAAAGGTGACAAGTCCGTTGTGATCCCGAATGGTGTTGAGGCAGAAAAGTTGGCGCTTCCGAAGAAGGAGGGAGCTGAATTTAACATTGGGTTCGTAGGTATGATTCCTCAGCGAAAAAGGCTTGATCTTGCAATTGATCTTGTGGAAAGGCTGCTGAAAGTAGACTCACGGTACTCGCTTCTTGTCCGAGGAAAGCGGCCGGATGACTACCCATGGATGAAGAACCGCGTTGAGGAAATGCGTTACTACGATGAACAGTTCGACAGGATCGAGCGAATCAATGCTAATTATCCAGGTGCAGTGAAATTAATCGACTTCGGAGACGATATGGAAGATTGGTATCGCAACGTAGGAGTAGTTGTATCGACTAGCGATTATGAATCCTTCCACTTTACGATTGCGGATGGGGCAGCATCTGGCGCAGTGCCTGTCAGTCTCTCATGGCCCGGTTCGGATTTGATCTATCCAGAAAAATGGCTCTTCCCTAATATCTCTTCTATGGCGGACGCGATTCTAGACGGTTCAATCGATGGATTAGAAGCTGCAGAGTTTATTAAGCGGGAGTTTGACTCCTCCAAAGTAAATGAAGCGCTTCGTCGAGCGATAACGAATGAGGCCTAGAAGTCCCGTACCCTCAGCAGAATTGTAGTTAGAATAACTTAGCGGCTACCGGTCAAGGTTTTCGGTAGTCGCTTTGCTCTGGGGTGGGACGTGCACGAAGAGCCCGAGCGAATAAGAAACTCCATGGCCCGAGCTGGACAAAGCGAGACACAAACGCTGCGAATTCCGAATCGTTTTGGAGACCATTGAAATTGAAATCAGCGGTTGTAGCAGGGTTTATTCCGTCCATTGCCGGAACAATACTGGGCATTTTCGTGAATGGCTCCTAGTTAGCATCGTGTGTTATGTCTCAGCATAGCGGTATGAGAAATGCGTACCCGGCGGGAACATCAGCCGGAATGTAAGGTGTTCGTTATGGTTAATGATCGCGACGATGCTTCGAAGTGGGTAAGGACTGTTGTTGTTCCTGCTGCTGGAATGGGAATTAGGTTTTTGCCGGCGACGAAGACTGTGCCGAAAGAGCTGTTGCCGGTGGTAGATACCCCAGGTATTGAGCTTATTGCTGAGGAAGCTGCTGCTGTTGGCGCCGATAGGCTGGCCATTATTACTGCTCCTAACAAGCAGGAGGTCATGCGGCATTTCGAGGCGTTCCCTGATTTGGTTGAAACGCTCGAGTCACGCGGTAAGCAGACGCAGTCGGAGAAGGTTAAGCGTGCGCATTCGTTGTTGAATCCGATTGCGGTTGAACAAAATAAGCCACTTGGTTTGGGCCACGCTGTTGGTCTTGCGGAGTCCGTGTTGGCTGAGGATGAAGAGTTCTTCGGTGTGATGTTGCCGGATGATATTGTGCAGCCGTTGACTGCGATGGAGCAGATGGTTGCGGTGCGTAACAAGCTTGGCGGTTCGGTGCTTCTGGCTGTTGAGGTTCCGCGGGAGCAGACTTTTAATTATGGTGTGTTTGATGTTCAGGACACTTCAGATGACCTGGTGAAGAAGGTTGTCGGGATGGTGGAAAAGCCGGATCCAGCGGATGCGCCGTCGAATTTGGTGGCCACTGGTCGTTACGTTCTGGATCGCAAGATTTTTGATGCTTTGCGTCGTATCACCCCGGGTAAAGGTGGTGAGTTGCAGTTGACGGATGCGATTGAGTTGCTGATCCAGGAGGGTGAGCCGGTGCATGTTGTGGTGCATTCGGGTACTCGTCATGATTTGGGTAATCCTGGTGGTTATATTCCGGCTAATGTTGATTTTGGTTTGAAGTCGGATGTGTATGGTCCTGCGTTGTATACGCAGTTGAAGAAGATTATTGCTGATTACGAGGCAGATGGTTGCGCTTAATGTGGTCATGTTACTTCAAGGTCCTTGTCAACTAATTGGGTAGTTATACTTTTCGTGATAGCTGCTAGAACTGGGCTGTGTCAATTTTTGTTGACGGGGAAACTCTTTGGTTTGTTGTTTAGGCCGCTTGCGCGGCGGTAGTCGTTGGTGGGGTCAGGAAGTCGTCCATTGCTTTCTTAGGGATTTCACAGGTGCTGGTGTGGAAGCGACGCCGGTTGTAGTAGGCCTCGATCCATTCGCCCACACCGATGAGAGTGTCTAATGGTTTGTGTGTGAGGGGTTTCCCTTACATGAAGGAGATAAACCATAATGGATTCTGTGGCGAAACGAGATCCGGAAGATTCCGCGAAGATTAAAGCGATCGAGCAGAAACTGCTGGCGAACCCGGAGATAGCCAAGCTCATTGATGAGCTGGGAACCACAGCAACGGACGCCAACGACCTAGTCCGGGGATTACTGCAAGCTTCGGTCACCCGTGGCTTGGAAGCCGAAATGGATGCCCACCTGGGTTATTCCAAAGGCGATCGTGAGGCCAAAGCGGCCGGTGGTGGCGATAATTATCGCAACGGCTCCTATGTCAAAAAGGTTGATTCGAACTACGGCCCGGTCGATGTCACCGTTCCACGTGATCGGCAGGGCACGTTCTTGCCCACGATGGTGCCGAAAGGCTCACGCAGGTTAACCGATGTCGATGACATGATCATCAGTTTGTATGCCGGTGGCATGACAGTGCGCGATATCCAGCATCATATGGCCACGGTCATGAGGGTTGATATCTCGCATGAAACGATTTCCGCAGTGACTGATGCGGTGCTAGATGAAGTCATGATCTGGCAAAACCGTCAGCTAGACGAGTTCTACCCGGTAATATTCCTCGATGCGCTGCGTATCAAAGTTCGCGACGGTGGACGAGTAGTTAACAAGTCCGCCTTTTTGGCTATCGGCGTGGATATGGACGGGATCAAACACATCCTGGGTATCTGGTTGGCGAAAGAAGAAGGCGCCTCCTTCTGGGCTCATGTGTGCGCGAACCTGGCAAGCCGTGGAGTCCAGGACGTGTTTATTGTCTGCTGCGATGGTTTGAAGGGCCTGCCGGAAGCGGTGGAAGCAACGTGGCCGGATTCGATGGTGCAGACCTGTGTGGTGCATTTGATTCGTGCAGCAAACCGGTGGGTGGCCTATGGCGATCGTAAGACCGTATCTGCGGCGTTGAAGAAGGTGTATACCGCGCCTGACGAGGCAACCGCACGTGCAGCGTTGGATGAATTCGCCGACTCAGAACTGGGCCAGAAATATCCCCAATCAGTCAAGGTCTGGACGGATGCGTGGGAGCGTTTCGTGCCGTTTCTGCAGTTCCCGCCGATGGCCAGAAAGGTCATCTATACGACAAACTCGATTGAGTCGATGAATAACGAGCTGCGTAAAGCTACCCGTAACCGCGTGCAATTTACCAATGATGATTCCGCGATTAAGACGCTGTGGTTGATGATCTGCAATATTGAGGATAAACGCGCGGCTAAACGCGCAAAACAGGGCAAGAAAGCTGCTGCTACCAGCGGAAGACTCATCGAAGGCAGAAAGGTCACCAACTGGAAACAAGCCATCAACCAAATGGCCGTGGCCTACCCCGAACGATTCACCAACTACCTATAAATCACTAACCCCGAAAGCCCCACACACAAAATACTTGACACGCTCACACCGATCCGTGCTTCTAGCTTGGATTGAAACTGTTTGCGTTCGTAGAGTAAATGCAGTTTCAGTGTGGAAAAGAATGATTCCGCCACGACCGTTCCTCAGCACACTCCGACCTTGCCGACTGATAAGCGAACATCGTGACTTTCGGCCCACTTGCTTAGTGCCGCACTAGTGTATTGGGCGGATTCAACTGGTCGTCGCAACACCTCGATGACATGGAGGTGTGTGATGCTACGTCGTCAGGCGGATGCGGATCGAGCGGTGCGACAACCGATACGCTCTCCGGGGCGCCCGCCCCCGCGACGTGAGGTCGAGCGGGCATTCTGGGTACAGATCGCTGATGGGCTTACGAGCGAGGATGCCGCGGTTGCTGTTGGTGTGTCAGCACCGGTGGGTACGCGGTGGTTTCGCCATGCTGGAGGTATGCCTCCACTAGATCTTGCTCCAGCTGCTGGCCGTTATCTCTGCTTTGCTGAGCGTGAAGAGATCGCGCTGTTACACGTTCAAAATGTCGGCGTCCGTGAGATCGCCCGACGACTCGGACGCGATCCCGGGACAGTCTCCCGGGAACTGCGGCGAAACGCCGCGACCCGTGCCGGGGAAGTGGAGTACCGGGCTTCCGTTGCGCAGTGGAAGGCCGAGTCTGCGGCCAAGCGGCCCAAACAAGCGAAACTGGTGACCAACACCGCGCTGCGTGACTATGTGCAACAACGCCTTGAGGGCAGCGTCAGTCTGCCGGACAGGACGGTAGTTCAGGGGCCCGATGCACCGCGCTGGAAGGGACGAAACAAGCCACACCGAGAGGACCGTCAATGGGTCACGGGTTGGAGCCCGGAACAAATCTCGCACCGGCTGAAAGTTGATTTCCCTGATGATGGTGCCATGAGGATCAGCCACGAAGCGATTTACCAGTCACTGTTCATCCAGGGTCGCGGCGCACTCAAGCGCGAGCTCGTCACGTGTCTACGCACTGGTCGAGCGCTGCGGAAACCACGACGGCGTTCACGGAACAAGCCACAAGGCCATGTCACAGACGATGTCGTCATCTCCGAGCGTCCCGCCGAAGCGGCGGACCGCGCGGTGCCTGGACATTGGGAGGGGGATCTGATCATCGGCACACACCAGTCCGCGATCGGCACGCTCGTCGAGCGCAAGAGCCGCTCTGTGCTGCTGGTGCACCTGCCACGACTTGCAGGCTACGGGCAGCAGCCGCGAGTGAAAAACGGGCCGGCCTTGGCCGGCCACGGCGCGACCGCGATGGCTGATGCGCTCACCCGAGCAATCACGGATCTACCGCAGCAACTGCGTAAGACGTTGACCTGGGATCGAGGCAAGGAGTTGGCAGAGCATGCCAGATTCGCGTTCGAGACCGGCACCACGGTGTTTTTCGCTGATCCGCACTCGCCTTGGCAGCGGCCCACGAACGAAAACACCAATGGGCTGCTGCGACAGTACTTCCCCAAGGGCACCGACCTGTCGAGATGGGGTGCTGACGATCTCGCCGCGGTCGCGTACACGTTAAATAACCGGCCGAGGAAAGTGCTCAACTGGAAAACCCCAGCCGAGGTATTCACAGAGCAGCTACCATCGGCCCAAGAACCTGGTGTTGCGACCACCGATTGAATCCGCCTTGGCTGCCGCGATCAGAATGAAATATGGCATTACCAGCGACATAGCCACCACGATGAGCCATGGCCAGGGCATCAATCACCAACTGGCTGGTCATACGATCCGCGACCTGCCAGCCTGTAACCATCCTGGTGGACAAGTCAATAACGGTCGCCAGATACATCCAGCCCTGCCCGGTGCGAAGATAGGTAATATCACCACATAAGTGCGTTGTGGGCACCGGTGGAGTGAAATTGCGTCGTACCAAATCACCGCGATACGGTGCGTTCTCATCAGCGATGGTCGTGCGTTTGTATGCCCGGCGATACTTAGTTACTAAGGCACTGACCCCTGTTTGGTAGACACCTAATATCCCATCAACGTGGGACTGAAAGGTAATCTCCTCACTATGCCAAGCAAGACCTATACCGAAGAGTTCAAGCGTGATGCTGTCGCACTCTATGAGAATTCCTCGGGTGCTTCATTGACCACTATTGCCACTGATCTCGGGATCAACCGCGCTACCTTGCATAACTGGGTCAAAAGGTACGGGACGGCCGCGCGCACCACGATCATTACCCCGGATTCTTCCTCGTCGGCCTCGGTCACCGACACCGAGCGGATCCGGCAGCTTGAACGCCAAGTTAAACGCTTGCAAGAAGAGCGCGATATTTTGCAAAAGGCTGCTAAATATTTCGCGGAAGAGACGAATTGGTGATCCGCTTCCGGTTCGTTGACGACGCGCGAAAAACCTACCCGGTTAAGCGGTTATGTGAAGTTCTGACGTTGAATCGTTCCTCGTATTACAAATGGAAATCTAGTGCAGCCAAGCGCAAGAAACGCTTGTTTAGCGATGCTATCCTCGGCGCGAAAGTCAAGGCCGTGTTCGCCGCAGAAAAGGGCTGCTACGGCGCCAAACGCGTCACGGCAGAACTCAACGACAATCCAAAAGATAGACCTGTCAACCATAAACGGGTCGCACGGGTGATGAGGTCAATGAAATTGTTTGGGTTCACGAAAAAACGCAAAGTCACCACGACTGTTTCGGATAAGAAAAAACCAGTGTTTCCGGACCTAGTCGGACGGAAGTTCACTGCCGACAAGCCAAATCAGCTCTATGTCGGTGACATTACGTATTTGCCGATTGACGGTGGGGCAAATATGTACCTGGCTACCGTGATTGACTGCTATTCACGCAGGCTAATCGGTTTCGCGATTGCGGATCACATGCGCACTAGCTTGGTTCAAGATGCCCTTACAGCTGCCAAAGGCCAGCGAGGCAGCCTTAAAGGGGCAATATTTCACTCGGATCACGGCAGTGTTTATACCTCGCAAGCATTCCAGCAGACATGCACGCTACTTGGGGTGAAACAGTCGATGGGAGCAATTGGAACCAGCGCAGATAACGCCTTAGCTGAATCGTTTAACGCCTCAATGAAGCGTGAAGTGCTGCAAGATTCTAAAACATTCACTAACCAGCTGGTGTGTCGGAGGGAGGTGTTCCGGTGGTGCACCAGGTACAACACGA
This region of Corynebacterium casei LMG S-19264 genomic DNA includes:
- a CDS encoding IS30 family transposase; protein product: MLRRQADADRAVRQPIRSPGRPPPRREVERAFWVQIADGLTSEDAAVAVGVSAPVGTRWFRHAGGMPPLDLAPAAGRYLCFAEREEIALLHVQNVGVREIARRLGRDPGTVSRELRRNAATRAGEVEYRASVAQWKAESAAKRPKQAKLVTNTALRDYVQQRLEGSVSLPDRTVVQGPDAPRWKGRNKPHREDRQWVTGWSPEQISHRLKVDFPDDGAMRISHEAIYQSLFIQGRGALKRELVTCLRTGRALRKPRRRSRNKPQGHVTDDVVISERPAEAADRAVPGHWEGDLIIGTHQSAIGTLVERKSRSVLLVHLPRLAGYGQQPRVKNGPALAGHGATAMADALTRAITDLPQQLRKTLTWDRGKELAEHARFAFETGTTVFFADPHSPWQRPTNENTNGLLRQYFPKGTDLSRWGADDLAAVAYTLNNRPRKVLNWKTPAEVFTEQLPSAQEPGVATTD
- a CDS encoding IS3 family transposase (programmed frameshift) — protein: MPSKTYTEEFKRDAVALYENSSGASLTTIATDLGINRATLHNWVKRYGTAARTTIITPDSSSSASVTDTERIRQLERQVKRLQEERDILQKAAKYFAEGDELVIRFRFVDDARKTYPVKRLCEVLTLNRSSYYKWKSSAAKRKKRLFSDAILGAKVKAVFAAEKGCYGAKRVTAELNDNPKDRPVNHKRVARVMRSMKLFGFTKKRKVTTTVSDKKKPVFPDLVGRKFTADKPNQLYVGDITYLPIDGGANMYLATVIDCYSRRLIGFAIADHMRTSLVQDALTAAKGQRGSLKGAIFHSDHGSVYTSQAFQQTCTLLGVKQSMGAIGTSADNALAESFNASMKREVLQDSKTFTNQLVCRREVFRWCTRYNTMRRHSWCNHLAPNVFERHNEATLKRAS
- a CDS encoding DDE-type integrase/transposase/recombinase, whose protein sequence is MPTTHLCGDITYLRTGQGWMYLATVIDLSTRMVTGWQVADRMTSQLVIDALAMAHRGGYVAGNAIFHSDRGSQGGFNRWSQHQVLGPMVAAL
- a CDS encoding UTP--glucose-1-phosphate uridylyltransferase encodes the protein MVNDRDDASKWVRTVVVPAAGMGIRFLPATKTVPKELLPVVDTPGIELIAEEAAAVGADRLAIITAPNKQEVMRHFEAFPDLVETLESRGKQTQSEKVKRAHSLLNPIAVEQNKPLGLGHAVGLAESVLAEDEEFFGVMLPDDIVQPLTAMEQMVAVRNKLGGSVLLAVEVPREQTFNYGVFDVQDTSDDLVKKVVGMVEKPDPADAPSNLVATGRYVLDRKIFDALRRITPGKGGELQLTDAIELLIQEGEPVHVVVHSGTRHDLGNPGGYIPANVDFGLKSDVYGPALYTQLKKIIADYEADGCA
- a CDS encoding IS256 family transposase; this encodes MDSVAKRDPEDSAKIKAIEQKLLANPEIAKLIDELGTTATDANDLVRGLLQASVTRGLEAEMDAHLGYSKGDREAKAAGGGDNYRNGSYVKKVDSNYGPVDVTVPRDRQGTFLPTMVPKGSRRLTDVDDMIISLYAGGMTVRDIQHHMATVMRVDISHETISAVTDAVLDEVMIWQNRQLDEFYPVIFLDALRIKVRDGGRVVNKSAFLAIGVDMDGIKHILGIWLAKEEGASFWAHVCANLASRGVQDVFIVCCDGLKGLPEAVEATWPDSMVQTCVVHLIRAANRWVAYGDRKTVSAALKKVYTAPDEATARAALDEFADSELGQKYPQSVKVWTDAWERFVPFLQFPPMARKVIYTTNSIESMNNELRKATRNRVQFTNDDSAIKTLWLMICNIEDKRAAKRAKQGKKAAATSGRLIEGRKVTNWKQAINQMAVAYPERFTNYL